One window from the genome of Pseudonocardia hierapolitana encodes:
- a CDS encoding NADH-quinone oxidoreductase subunit A, with product MLDPYLPLVLLFALAGAFALFSVTAAPYVGPRRYNRAKLDAYECGIEPSPQPVVGGGRMPVAYYLTAMLFILFDIEMVFLYPFAVSADALGVFGLVEIVLFIVTVGFAYVYVWRRGGLDWN from the coding sequence ATGCTCGACCCCTACCTCCCGCTGGTGCTGTTGTTCGCCCTGGCAGGTGCGTTCGCCCTGTTCTCGGTGACAGCGGCGCCGTACGTCGGCCCACGCCGCTACAACCGCGCCAAGCTCGACGCCTACGAGTGCGGCATCGAGCCGTCGCCCCAGCCGGTGGTGGGCGGGGGCCGGATGCCGGTCGCCTACTACCTCACGGCGATGCTGTTCATCCTGTTCGACATCGAGATGGTCTTCCTCTACCCGTTCGCGGTGAGCGCCGACGCGCTCGGCGTGTTCGGGCTGGTGGAGATCGTGCTGTTCATCGTCACGGTCGGCTTCGCGTACGTCTACGTCTGGCGTCGCGGCGGGCTGGATTGGAACTGA
- a CDS encoding NADH-quinone oxidoreductase subunit D — protein MTEIREDAYAPARETTEGTVYTVTGGDWDTFLDEEHDDRIVINMGPQHPSTHGVLRLVLELEGETVQQARSVIGYLHTGIEKNCEYRTWTQGVTFVTRMDYLAPIFNEVGYCLAVEKLLGVEAPRRAQVARVLLMEINRIGSHLVCLATGGMELGALTGMTAGFREREEVLHLLEFLTGLRMNHAFVRPGGLAQDLPDGWEERVADFVSIMRKRLPDYDNLLTGQPIWRQRLENVGYLPVDGCLALGATGPILRAAGLPWDLRKIEPYCGYEEYDFEVPVATEADCYARYRLRLAEIHESLKIIEQAAAKMEPGPVMVEDRKVAWPAQLSIASDGMGNSLEHVRKIMGQSMESLIHHFKLVTEGFSVPAGQVYTAIESPRGELGYHLVSDGGTRPVRVHVRDPSFVNLQTMPAMSEGGMVADVIAAVASIDPVMGGVDR, from the coding sequence GTGACAGAGATCAGGGAAGACGCCTACGCCCCCGCGCGCGAGACCACCGAGGGCACCGTCTACACGGTCACCGGCGGCGACTGGGACACGTTCCTCGACGAGGAGCACGACGACCGCATCGTCATCAACATGGGACCGCAGCACCCGTCCACGCACGGCGTGCTGCGGCTGGTGCTCGAGCTCGAGGGCGAGACGGTGCAGCAGGCCCGCTCGGTGATCGGCTACCTGCACACCGGCATCGAGAAGAACTGCGAGTACCGCACCTGGACCCAGGGCGTCACGTTCGTGACGCGCATGGACTACCTCGCGCCGATCTTCAACGAGGTCGGCTACTGCCTCGCCGTCGAGAAGCTGCTGGGGGTGGAGGCGCCGCGCCGGGCGCAGGTGGCCCGCGTGCTGCTGATGGAGATCAACCGCATCGGCTCGCACCTGGTGTGCCTCGCCACCGGCGGGATGGAGCTCGGCGCGCTCACCGGCATGACGGCCGGGTTCCGCGAGCGCGAGGAGGTGCTCCACCTGCTGGAGTTCCTCACCGGCCTGCGGATGAACCACGCGTTCGTCCGCCCCGGCGGGCTCGCCCAGGACCTCCCCGATGGCTGGGAGGAGCGGGTCGCCGACTTCGTCTCGATCATGCGCAAGCGGCTGCCGGACTACGACAACCTGCTCACCGGCCAGCCGATCTGGCGCCAGCGCCTGGAGAACGTCGGCTACCTGCCGGTGGACGGCTGCCTCGCGCTCGGCGCCACCGGCCCGATCCTGCGCGCGGCCGGCCTGCCGTGGGATCTGCGCAAGATCGAGCCGTACTGCGGCTACGAGGAGTACGACTTCGAGGTCCCGGTGGCCACCGAGGCCGACTGCTACGCGCGCTACCGGCTGCGCCTCGCCGAGATCCACGAGTCGCTCAAGATCATCGAGCAGGCGGCGGCGAAGATGGAGCCGGGCCCGGTGATGGTCGAGGACCGCAAGGTCGCCTGGCCCGCGCAGCTGTCCATCGCCTCCGACGGCATGGGCAACAGCCTCGAGCACGTCCGCAAGATCATGGGTCAGTCGATGGAGTCGCTGATCCACCACTTCAAGCTGGTCACCGAGGGCTTCTCGGTGCCGGCGGGCCAGGTGTACACGGCGATCGAGTCGCCCCGCGGCGAGCTGGGCTACCACCTGGTGTCCGACGGCGGCACGAGGCCGGTGCGCGTCCACGTGCGCGACCCCAGCTTCGTGAACCTGCAGACGATGCCTGCGATGAGCGAGGGCGGCATGGTCGCCGACGTCATCGCGGCGGTCGCGTCGATCGACCCCGTCATGGGAGGTGTTGACCGGTGA
- the nuoF gene encoding NADH-quinone oxidoreductase subunit NuoF: MEAVVDQLTPVLTRRWQSPRSWSIDTYEQLEGYQALRHALTAHPDQLIQLVKDSGLRGRGGAGFPTGLKWSFIPQGPTGPGAKPKYLVVNADEGEPGTCKDIPTMMADPHSLIEGCIITCFAIRANFCAIYVRGEALHCIRRVRRAVEEARAKGYLGTNILGSGFDLEIVVHAGAGAYICGEETALLDSLEGRRGQPRLKPPFPATSGLYASPTVVNNVETIASVPAIVMGGSDWFRSMGSEKSPGPKIYSVSGHVERPGQYEAPLGITLRQLLELAGGMKDGIPLKFWTPGGSSTPIFTAEHLDVPLDFEGAAAAGSMLGTTAVQVFNETVSVPWAVMKWTEFYKHESCGKCTPCREGTFWLVQILERMVHGQGTEADVETMLDICDNILGRSFCALGDGATSPITSAIKYFRQEFLDLIAEQPAVQRPEQLDDLVGAQA, translated from the coding sequence ATGGAAGCTGTTGTGGATCAACTGACACCGGTGCTCACCCGGCGCTGGCAGTCGCCGCGCTCGTGGTCGATCGACACCTACGAGCAGCTGGAGGGCTACCAGGCCCTGCGGCACGCGCTCACCGCCCACCCCGACCAGCTCATCCAGCTGGTGAAGGACTCCGGCCTGCGCGGCCGGGGCGGGGCGGGCTTCCCCACCGGCCTGAAGTGGAGCTTCATCCCGCAGGGGCCCACCGGTCCGGGAGCCAAGCCCAAGTACCTCGTGGTGAACGCCGACGAGGGCGAGCCGGGCACCTGCAAGGACATCCCGACGATGATGGCCGACCCGCACTCGCTCATCGAGGGCTGCATCATCACGTGCTTCGCGATCCGCGCGAACTTCTGCGCGATCTACGTGCGGGGCGAGGCGCTGCACTGCATCCGCCGGGTGCGCCGGGCGGTGGAGGAGGCCCGCGCGAAGGGCTACCTCGGCACGAACATCCTCGGCTCCGGGTTCGACCTCGAGATCGTGGTGCACGCCGGTGCGGGCGCCTACATCTGCGGCGAGGAGACGGCGCTGCTCGACTCGCTCGAAGGTCGTCGCGGCCAACCTCGCCTCAAGCCTCCCTTCCCGGCCACGTCGGGGCTCTACGCCTCGCCGACAGTGGTGAACAACGTCGAGACCATCGCCTCGGTTCCCGCGATCGTGATGGGCGGCAGCGACTGGTTCCGGTCGATGGGCTCGGAGAAGAGCCCCGGCCCGAAGATCTACTCGGTGTCCGGCCACGTCGAGCGGCCCGGCCAGTACGAGGCGCCGCTCGGCATCACGCTGCGGCAGCTGCTGGAGCTCGCCGGCGGCATGAAGGACGGCATCCCGCTCAAGTTCTGGACCCCCGGCGGCTCGTCCACCCCGATCTTCACGGCCGAGCACCTCGACGTCCCGCTCGACTTCGAGGGCGCCGCCGCGGCGGGCTCGATGCTGGGCACCACGGCCGTGCAGGTCTTCAACGAGACCGTCTCCGTGCCGTGGGCCGTGATGAAGTGGACCGAGTTCTACAAGCACGAGTCGTGCGGCAAGTGCACGCCGTGCCGCGAGGGCACCTTCTGGCTGGTGCAGATCCTCGAGCGGATGGTGCACGGCCAGGGCACCGAGGCCGACGTCGAGACGATGCTCGACATCTGCGACAACATCCTCGGGCGATCCTTCTGCGCACTCGGCGACGGCGCGACGAGCCCGATCACGAGCGCCATCAAGTACTTCCGCCAGGAGTTCCTGGACCTCATCGCGGAGCAGCCCGCCGTGCAGCGTCCGGAACAGCTGGACGATCTGGTTGGAGCCCAGGCATGA
- a CDS encoding NuoB/complex I 20 kDa subunit family protein, whose amino-acid sequence MGLEEHLPSGVLLTSVEKLVNWTRKSSLWPATFGLACCAIEMMTTGAPRYDLARFGMEVFRASPRQADLMIVAGRVSNKMAPVLRQIYDQMPEPRWVLAMGVCASSGGMFNNYAIVQGVDHVVPVDMYLPGCPPRPEMLMDAILKIHAKIMDEPLGSRRAAELAASGHKTELVPSSIKYAKKK is encoded by the coding sequence ATGGGTCTGGAAGAGCACCTGCCCAGCGGCGTACTGCTGACCAGCGTCGAGAAGCTGGTCAACTGGACGCGCAAGTCGTCGCTGTGGCCCGCCACGTTCGGGCTCGCCTGCTGCGCCATCGAGATGATGACCACCGGCGCGCCCCGCTACGACCTCGCACGCTTCGGCATGGAGGTCTTCCGCGCCTCGCCGCGCCAGGCGGACCTGATGATCGTCGCAGGCCGGGTGAGCAACAAGATGGCACCGGTCCTGCGCCAGATCTACGACCAGATGCCCGAGCCCCGCTGGGTGCTCGCGATGGGCGTCTGCGCCTCGTCCGGCGGGATGTTCAACAACTACGCGATCGTGCAGGGCGTCGACCACGTCGTGCCCGTCGACATGTACCTGCCGGGCTGCCCGCCGCGGCCGGAGATGCTGATGGACGCGATCCTCAAGATCCACGCCAAGATCATGGACGAGCCGCTCGGGTCGCGGCGGGCCGCCGAGTTGGCCGCGAGCGGCCACAAGACCGAGCTGGTGCCGTCGTCGATCAAGTACGCGAAGAAGAAGTGA
- a CDS encoding NADH-quinone oxidoreductase subunit G: MTIAPEEKKEARPVPEGHVRLTIDGIEVDAPKGEILIRTCERLGIIVPRFCDHPLLDPAGACRQCLVEVEMGGRPMPKPQASCTMTVADGMVVKTQHSSPVAKKAQEGVMELLLINHPLDCPICDKGGECPLQNQAMSTGRTDSRFVDTKRTFPKPLPISTQVLLDRERCVLCQRCTRFSEEIAGDPFIDLLERGAQQQIGVAEDKPFQSYFSGNTIQICPVGALTSAAYRFRSRPFDLVSTPGVDEHTSSGAAIRIDTRRGTVMRRLSGNDPDVNEEWIDDKTRFGFRYLKSKGRITRPLVRGADGQLAEASWTEALRVAADGLLAARDGGIGVLAGGRLTVEDAYAYGKFARVAAGTNDVDFRARVNSAEELEFLASHVVGKGPEHLSYTRLEAAPAVLCVALEPEEEAPIVYLRLRKAARKHGQRVFHLGQWTTPAVERTSLETGAAAPAAKDNLIPAVPGAEAAVLADLPEHVVDALRGGGVILVGERAAEVPGLYSAVAALGQRTGAAIGWVPRRAGDRGALDAGAVPTLLPGGRPVADAAARAEAERAWGLAAGTLPDTPGRDTDEILAAAANGELAALVVGGVDPYDLADPAAALAALRDVGFLVSLELHSSAVTELADVVLPVAPDAQRAGSYLNWEGRRREFGPALDASGVLPDCRVLDTLAVEMDVDLFTQTPAAAAGELSRLGSWAGAAPAAPTVPASEPLRPGFGQAVLSSWRQLIDGSTLTTDEPALAGTARPAYVRVNAATAEVLGLTEGAPATVRTDRGEITLPVALADLPDGVVWLPGNSGDSRVRTVLGAGHGDLVGVTA; this comes from the coding sequence ATGACGATCGCCCCCGAGGAGAAGAAGGAGGCGCGGCCCGTCCCCGAGGGCCACGTCCGCCTCACGATCGACGGGATCGAGGTCGACGCCCCCAAGGGTGAGATCCTGATCCGCACCTGTGAGCGGCTCGGCATCATCGTGCCGCGCTTCTGCGACCACCCGCTGCTCGACCCGGCCGGTGCGTGCCGCCAGTGCCTCGTCGAGGTGGAGATGGGCGGCAGGCCGATGCCGAAGCCGCAGGCCAGCTGCACCATGACCGTGGCGGACGGCATGGTCGTCAAGACCCAGCACTCCTCCCCGGTGGCCAAGAAGGCCCAGGAGGGGGTGATGGAGCTGCTGCTCATCAACCACCCGCTCGACTGCCCGATCTGCGACAAGGGCGGCGAGTGCCCCCTGCAGAACCAGGCGATGAGCACCGGGCGCACCGACTCCCGGTTCGTCGACACGAAGCGGACCTTCCCGAAGCCGCTCCCGATCTCCACGCAGGTGCTGCTGGACCGCGAGCGCTGCGTGCTCTGCCAGCGCTGCACCCGGTTCTCCGAGGAGATCGCCGGCGACCCCTTCATCGACCTGCTCGAGCGCGGTGCGCAGCAGCAGATCGGCGTGGCCGAGGACAAGCCGTTCCAGAGCTACTTCTCCGGCAACACCATCCAGATCTGCCCGGTCGGCGCGCTCACCAGCGCCGCCTACCGGTTCCGCTCCCGCCCGTTCGACCTCGTCTCCACGCCCGGCGTCGACGAGCACACCTCGAGTGGTGCCGCGATCCGCATCGACACCCGCCGGGGCACGGTCATGCGCAGGCTGTCGGGCAACGACCCCGACGTCAACGAGGAGTGGATCGACGACAAGACCCGGTTCGGGTTCCGGTACCTGAAGTCGAAGGGCCGCATCACCCGGCCGCTCGTCCGCGGCGCCGACGGGCAGCTGGCCGAGGCGTCGTGGACCGAGGCGCTGCGCGTCGCGGCCGACGGCCTGCTGGCGGCCCGCGACGGCGGGATCGGGGTGCTGGCCGGTGGCCGGCTCACCGTCGAGGACGCCTACGCGTACGGCAAGTTCGCGCGCGTCGCCGCCGGCACCAACGACGTCGACTTCCGGGCGCGGGTGAACTCGGCCGAGGAGCTGGAGTTCCTCGCCTCGCACGTCGTCGGGAAGGGCCCCGAGCACCTCAGCTACACCCGCCTCGAGGCCGCGCCCGCCGTGCTCTGCGTCGCGCTGGAGCCCGAGGAGGAGGCGCCGATCGTCTACCTGCGGCTGCGCAAGGCGGCCCGCAAGCACGGTCAGCGCGTCTTCCACCTCGGCCAGTGGACCACCCCGGCCGTCGAGCGCACGTCGCTCGAGACCGGCGCCGCCGCACCGGCGGCCAAGGACAACCTGATCCCGGCGGTGCCGGGGGCCGAGGCCGCCGTACTGGCCGACCTGCCGGAGCACGTCGTGGACGCGCTGCGGGGAGGGGGCGTGATCCTGGTCGGCGAGCGCGCCGCCGAGGTGCCCGGCCTCTACTCCGCCGTCGCGGCCCTCGGACAGCGCACCGGCGCGGCGATCGGCTGGGTCCCGCGCCGCGCGGGTGACCGCGGTGCCCTCGACGCGGGCGCCGTGCCCACGCTGCTGCCCGGCGGCCGCCCGGTGGCCGACGCCGCCGCGCGGGCCGAGGCCGAGCGGGCGTGGGGCCTCGCGGCGGGAACGCTGCCGGACACCCCCGGCCGCGACACCGACGAGATCCTCGCCGCCGCCGCGAACGGCGAGCTGGCTGCGCTGGTCGTCGGCGGAGTCGACCCCTACGACCTCGCCGACCCGGCCGCCGCGCTGGCGGCGCTGCGCGACGTCGGGTTCCTCGTGAGCCTGGAGCTGCACTCCTCGGCCGTCACCGAGCTGGCCGACGTGGTGCTGCCGGTGGCCCCGGACGCCCAGCGCGCGGGCAGCTACCTGAACTGGGAGGGACGGCGCCGCGAGTTCGGCCCGGCCCTCGACGCGAGCGGCGTGCTCCCGGACTGCCGCGTCCTGGACACCCTCGCCGTCGAGATGGACGTCGACCTGTTCACCCAGACGCCCGCGGCCGCCGCGGGCGAGCTCTCCCGGCTCGGCAGCTGGGCGGGTGCCGCCCCGGCCGCGCCGACCGTTCCGGCGAGCGAGCCGCTGCGGCCCGGGTTCGGGCAGGCCGTGCTCTCCAGCTGGCGCCAGCTGATCGACGGCTCGACCCTCACGACGGACGAGCCTGCGCTGGCCGGAACCGCGCGCCCGGCGTACGTCCGGGTGAACGCCGCTACGGCGGAGGTGCTCGGGCTGACCGAGGGCGCCCCCGCCACCGTGCGCACCGACCGCGGCGAGATCACGCTGCCGGTGGCGCTGGCCGACCTGCCCGACGGCGTGGTGTGGCTGCCGGGCAACTCGGGTGACTCCCGTGTCCGCACCGTCCTCGGCGCCGGCCACGGCGACCTGGTGGGGGTGACGGCATGA
- the nuoH gene encoding NADH-quinone oxidoreductase subunit NuoH, with protein MNRAQELLADDPLWLILLKVVALFAIGVVLTLFMINWERKVVGRMQQRPGPNRTGPGGWLQSLADGLKLAFKEDIMPVMADKRVYFIAPVISTIPAFVAFSVIPFGGEVSIFGEPTVLQLVDLPVGVLVVLACSSIGVYGIVLGGWASGSPYPLLAALRSAAQVISYEIALGLSIVGVILYAGSLSTADIVASQASGWYLLLLAPSFVAFVISMVGETNRAPFDLPEAESELVGGFHTEYSSLKFALFFLAEYVNMVTVSAMATTLFLGGGMWPWPLSFLNGNGWLQFVAFLIKTFVFLFVFIWLRGTLPRLRYDQFMRLGWKVLVPGSLLWILAIFAIRTWRTSGGQVSALLIGLGIALAVVLLVAFLVPDRKVEGPAMVEPASDYPVPPLDLVVPKPPRHKLRPRRVETTAADRTPALSGKETE; from the coding sequence ATGAACCGGGCGCAGGAGCTGCTGGCGGACGACCCGCTGTGGCTGATCCTGCTGAAGGTCGTGGCGCTGTTCGCGATCGGCGTGGTGCTGACGCTCTTCATGATCAACTGGGAGCGCAAGGTGGTGGGCCGGATGCAGCAGCGTCCCGGCCCGAACCGCACCGGCCCGGGAGGCTGGCTCCAGTCGCTTGCGGACGGGCTCAAGCTCGCCTTCAAGGAAGACATCATGCCGGTGATGGCCGACAAGCGGGTGTACTTCATCGCCCCGGTCATCTCGACGATCCCGGCGTTCGTGGCGTTCTCCGTGATCCCGTTCGGCGGCGAGGTGTCGATCTTCGGCGAGCCGACGGTGCTGCAGCTGGTCGACCTTCCGGTCGGGGTGCTGGTGGTGCTGGCCTGCTCCTCGATCGGGGTGTACGGGATCGTGCTGGGCGGCTGGGCGTCCGGGTCGCCGTACCCGCTGCTCGCGGCGCTGCGCAGCGCGGCGCAGGTGATCTCCTACGAGATCGCGCTCGGCCTGTCGATCGTGGGCGTGATCCTCTACGCCGGGTCGCTGTCCACCGCCGACATCGTGGCCTCGCAGGCAAGCGGCTGGTACCTGCTGCTTCTGGCGCCGAGCTTCGTGGCGTTCGTGATCTCGATGGTCGGGGAGACCAACCGGGCCCCGTTCGACCTGCCGGAGGCGGAGTCGGAGCTGGTGGGCGGGTTCCACACCGAGTACTCGTCGCTGAAGTTCGCGCTGTTCTTCCTGGCCGAGTACGTGAACATGGTGACGGTGTCGGCGATGGCCACCACCCTGTTCCTGGGTGGCGGGATGTGGCCGTGGCCGCTGTCGTTCCTCAACGGCAACGGCTGGCTGCAGTTCGTGGCGTTCCTGATCAAGACGTTCGTGTTCCTGTTCGTGTTCATCTGGTTGCGGGGCACGCTGCCGCGGTTGCGCTACGACCAGTTCATGCGGCTGGGCTGGAAGGTCCTGGTGCCGGGCAGCCTGCTGTGGATCCTGGCGATCTTCGCGATCCGGACCTGGCGGACCAGCGGTGGTCAGGTGTCGGCGTTGCTGATCGGGTTGGGGATCGCGCTGGCGGTGGTGCTGCTGGTGGCGTTCCTGGTGCCGGACCGCAAGGTGGAGGGCCCGGCGATGGTGGAGCCTGCCTCGGACTACCCGGTGCCCCCGCTCGACCTGGTGGTGCCCAAGCCGCCACGGCACAAGCTGCGCCCCCGCCGCGTGGAGACCACCGCGGCGGATCGGACGCCCGCTCTCAGCGGGAAGGAGACCGAGTAG
- a CDS encoding geranylgeranyl reductase family protein, whose translation MVAPESTTSDADVIVVGAGPAGSTAAAYLARAGLDVLLLEKSTFPRPKVCGDGFTPRGMKQLIDLGIDCSQANGWLHNKGLRVVGGGVTLELDWPTLANFPNYGAVRPRQDFDELLVRHAEKLGARLHEDTTVSEAITDERTGRVVGVRGTVGKGKEKRPVSYRAPITLACDGVSARLALSVGMVKREDRPMGVAVRRYYNSPRTHDDFLESHLELWDRSDPKNPKLLPGYGWIFGMGDGTSNVGLGILSTSKAYGSTDYRALLKSWLDGTPEEWGYRDENAVGTVGGAALPMGFNRTPHYRPGLLLVGDAGGMVNPFNGEGIAYAMESAAIAARCAVQAHARSGASAEAALAGYPAAVSQALGSYYRIGNLFSKLIGNPTIMGMATKYGLPRTTLMRFILKLLANLYDPRDGAVSDRLITAMTRLTPSL comes from the coding sequence TTGGTCGCGCCCGAATCCACCACATCGGACGCCGACGTCATCGTCGTCGGCGCGGGTCCCGCGGGATCCACCGCCGCCGCATACCTCGCCAGGGCAGGACTGGACGTCCTGCTGCTGGAGAAGTCGACGTTCCCGCGGCCCAAGGTGTGCGGCGACGGCTTCACGCCGCGCGGCATGAAGCAGCTCATCGACCTCGGGATCGACTGCTCGCAAGCGAACGGTTGGCTGCACAACAAGGGCCTGCGGGTGGTGGGCGGCGGGGTCACCCTCGAGCTCGACTGGCCGACGCTCGCGAACTTCCCGAACTACGGGGCCGTGCGCCCCCGCCAGGACTTCGACGAGCTGCTCGTGCGCCACGCCGAAAAGCTCGGTGCCCGGTTGCACGAGGACACCACGGTCAGCGAGGCGATCACCGACGAGCGCACCGGCCGGGTCGTCGGCGTCAGGGGCACCGTCGGGAAGGGCAAGGAGAAACGCCCGGTCTCCTACCGCGCTCCGATCACCCTGGCCTGTGACGGCGTCAGCGCGCGGCTGGCGCTCTCCGTCGGGATGGTCAAGCGCGAGGACCGCCCGATGGGCGTGGCCGTGCGCCGCTACTACAACTCCCCGCGCACGCACGACGACTTCCTCGAGAGCCACCTGGAGCTGTGGGACCGCTCCGACCCGAAGAACCCGAAGCTGCTGCCCGGGTACGGCTGGATCTTCGGGATGGGCGACGGCACCTCCAACGTGGGGCTCGGGATCCTGTCCACGTCGAAGGCCTACGGCAGCACCGACTACCGCGCACTGCTCAAGTCGTGGCTGGACGGCACGCCGGAGGAGTGGGGCTACCGCGACGAGAACGCCGTGGGCACCGTCGGCGGTGCGGCCCTGCCGATGGGCTTCAACCGCACCCCGCACTACCGGCCGGGGCTGCTGCTGGTCGGCGACGCGGGCGGCATGGTCAACCCGTTCAACGGGGAGGGAATCGCCTACGCGATGGAGTCGGCCGCGATCGCGGCGCGCTGCGCGGTGCAGGCCCACGCCCGCTCCGGCGCATCGGCCGAGGCGGCGCTCGCCGGGTACCCGGCCGCGGTGAGCCAGGCGCTCGGCAGCTACTACCGCATCGGCAACCTGTTCTCGAAGCTCATCGGCAACCCGACGATCATGGGGATGGCCACGAAGTACGGCCTCCCGCGCACCACGCTCATGCGCTTCATCCTGAAGCTGCTCGCCAACCTGTACGACCCGAGGGACGGCGCGGTCAGCGACCGTCTGATCACCGCGATGACCAGGCTCACACCGAGCTTGTAG
- the nuoE gene encoding NADH-quinone oxidoreductase subunit NuoE translates to MTLPEGTPESYGPITGPEEVVFESVVEDAGPVVEKFDELTRQRTKEIIARYPQSRSALLPLLHLVQSVEGHVSQDGIRYCADALELTTAEVSAVATFYTMYKRTPCGEHLVSVCTNTLCAALGGDDIYKRLSEKLGVGHEETAGEPGTEGSITLEHAECLAACDLAPVLQVNYEYFDNQTLESAEDLVEALQRGEKPHPTRGAPLTDFRTVELELAGIFPDLETSVEGRSAAPESLRGAQLASERGWTAPAMPDSPPAFPALPEGK, encoded by the coding sequence ATGACTCTCCCGGAGGGAACGCCGGAGTCCTACGGCCCGATCACCGGGCCGGAGGAAGTGGTGTTCGAGTCCGTCGTCGAGGACGCCGGGCCGGTCGTCGAGAAGTTCGACGAGCTCACCCGGCAGCGCACGAAGGAGATCATCGCGCGCTACCCGCAGTCCCGGTCGGCGCTGCTGCCGCTGCTGCACCTGGTGCAGTCCGTGGAGGGTCACGTCAGCCAGGACGGCATCCGCTACTGCGCCGACGCGCTGGAGCTGACCACGGCCGAGGTGTCGGCCGTGGCCACCTTCTACACGATGTACAAGCGCACTCCGTGTGGCGAGCACCTGGTGAGCGTCTGCACCAACACGCTGTGCGCGGCCCTGGGCGGCGACGACATCTACAAGCGGCTGTCGGAGAAGCTCGGGGTCGGGCACGAGGAGACCGCGGGCGAGCCCGGGACAGAAGGCTCGATCACCCTGGAGCACGCCGAGTGCCTCGCGGCCTGCGACCTCGCGCCGGTGCTCCAGGTCAACTACGAGTACTTCGACAACCAGACGCTCGAGTCGGCCGAGGACCTCGTGGAGGCGCTGCAGCGGGGCGAGAAGCCGCACCCCACGCGGGGGGCCCCGCTCACCGACTTCCGCACGGTGGAGCTCGAGCTCGCCGGGATCTTCCCGGACCTGGAGACCAGCGTGGAAGGCCGGTCCGCGGCGCCGGAGTCGCTGCGCGGCGCGCAGCTCGCCTCCGAGCGCGGCTGGACCGCCCCCGCGATGCCCGACTCCCCGCCCGCGTTCCCTGCTCTGCCGGAGGGGAAGTAG
- a CDS encoding NADH-quinone oxidoreductase subunit C, with amino-acid sequence MADENAADDKNSDPKPATGTPGSSAQQSGADAVEQRARGAQDAKGGEVEQASAPIDAPSGTEADEQTTPEGGTRIGPTRERRGMFGVSDSGDTSGFGGLRLPAHVPAPAERPFGGWFDDFADEFGEALAERGIPQGAVQQITIDRGEITFYVRRESIVDVCRTLRDEDGLRFELCSSVSGVDYGADVPQRLHVVYHLTSMTYRRRIRLEVSVDVDDPHVPSVVEVYPTADWHERETWDMFGIVFDGHPALTRILMPDDWDGHPQRKDYPLGGIPVEYKGAEIPPPDQRRSYT; translated from the coding sequence ATGGCTGACGAGAACGCTGCTGACGACAAGAACAGCGACCCCAAGCCGGCCACCGGCACGCCCGGGTCCTCCGCGCAGCAGAGCGGGGCCGACGCCGTCGAGCAGCGGGCGCGAGGGGCGCAGGACGCGAAGGGCGGCGAGGTCGAGCAGGCCTCCGCCCCGATCGACGCGCCGTCCGGCACCGAGGCCGACGAGCAAACCACGCCCGAGGGCGGCACCCGCATCGGGCCCACCCGCGAGCGGCGCGGCATGTTCGGTGTCTCCGACTCCGGCGACACGTCCGGCTTCGGCGGCCTCCGCCTCCCCGCGCACGTGCCCGCCCCGGCCGAGCGCCCCTTCGGCGGCTGGTTCGACGACTTCGCCGACGAGTTCGGCGAGGCCCTCGCCGAGCGCGGCATCCCGCAGGGCGCCGTGCAGCAGATCACGATCGACCGCGGCGAGATCACCTTCTACGTGCGGCGCGAGTCGATCGTCGACGTCTGCCGCACGCTGCGCGACGAGGACGGCCTGCGCTTCGAGCTGTGCTCCTCGGTCTCCGGCGTCGACTACGGGGCGGACGTGCCGCAGCGGCTGCACGTCGTCTACCACCTCACGTCGATGACCTACCGTCGCCGCATCCGCCTCGAGGTGTCGGTCGACGTCGACGACCCGCACGTGCCGAGCGTCGTCGAGGTCTACCCCACGGCCGACTGGCACGAGCGCGAGACGTGGGACATGTTCGGCATCGTCTTCGACGGTCACCCGGCGCTCACCCGCATCCTCATGCCGGACGACTGGGACGGCCACCCGCAGCGCAAGGACTACCCGCTCGGCGGGATCCCGGTGGAGTACAAGGGCGCGGAGATCCCGCCCCCGGATCAAAGGCGGTCCTACACGTGA